The genomic stretch TttaatttgattataattaagGAGTGTCTTACACCATCGATACACAAGCTGGAATTGCTTATGTTTCGGGAACAATTGAAGCGGAAATACTTCTCAAGTTATTAGCAAAATCAGGGAAGCATGCAGAGCTGCTCAGAGTTGATTCAGGATACAAGCGTCAGTTCTACGAAGCCAAACCTGTTGCTAATTACAGAACTGGACAAGGCTATGGGGACTATTACAATAACAATCATGATTACGGATATTATGGTCACAATGGAAGCTATGGTACAACAATTCCTTACGACCATCATTCTCAGTACTACCCTAGTTACCATGAGACACGGGCAACCCCGCCGGCGCTGAGGTTTCCGCAGCCGCCTCCTCCAATGCAGGTCCATCCATTTTATGATCCGGACAGCCAGTGCACTATTATGTGATCAGCtaataatgaaattaaaatgcCATGCTACTTAGGTTGGTGTTTTTATTTCATAgctatattaatatatatatatatatatatatatatatatatatatattatgatgcCCAATACATAAAATAAATGGGCAAAAACATTTTGTTTTCCCCTTATTCTCCAATATTTGGGAGATTAAGGGTTTGATGATTCGGTTTGCCATTCTCCAATTATTAAAGGAGAATGTTGAATTTGAATGGAATTTTACATAAATATGTATAATTATATGTATCAGAAGTCAGGGTTTGAGTGGACTTGTCAATTGTTTTTGAAGAATTTAGACTTCAACTGTAATCGACTTTCTGTATTTCATGCTAAGTAACATTGAATTTTGCTTAATTGTGTCGTAAGTTTTGGGTAATTGCTATTTGCTCTCGCAATTGcttcattttgattttgttgttcGACCTCATTGGTACAAAGAGAGGTTTGTTAAGTTTTGGAATCAAGCAACGGTGCTATTGATTCTCTTTTTTATTACACAAGGTGATTTTTTACTCGTCCATTGGGGGCAGGACACGATGTTGTTGATTCTCAATAAACTGTAAGGATGCTGCTAAATAACTCATAAACATGCCCCTCAATCTACactccaaaccttgcaaaaactTACATGTTTATCAATTGAAACTTGTTTAGTTTGGTTTGAAGGCCTCCTTTGATGTACATCCAAGACTCGAATTCTACTTGAGTTTCATGTTTAATGAAAGCtatcatatgttttttttttctttcaaaaagtttgcaaaaactaaattgaaaacGGAGTTAATCACgatttttaattagtttgcaaatttgtacAATACCATAATAACATCTATTTGTGTGACATGGTCATTGCATCGCAAGCTTCATAAATCACTTCTACGTTTCTAACTTCTACATTTCTAACACGTAAAATATTTGTAAAAACTTAAAGTTTATCTTTTCATAAAAAAGGTAAGCTATAAGTcatgattttaattattttttacaaatttctacAATATCCTCATTTTATCTATTTTTGTTCCATTTTTGTGGAGACATGAGTCGAGTCAATGGTAAAATTAGATGAGCAAGTTTTACatgtaaaagagaaaaatgtgtTAAACATCTCTAGCATTCACCtaattacaaaacaaaaacaacaacaagaaaataattaacCACTTGTTAGTGTGGCTGCTGGGATTCGAGCCCAGGTCTCCACGGCCACAACGTGGAATTCTTACCACTAAACTACAGCCACAAGTTGTTATCATTTGACCACATCTACATTATATCTTCAAGACCCTAGAATATACTTTATGGGTATAGATgtataggaaaactaataaaaatgacttgaaaactttgagtttcaataataaggacaaaataaagggtaagtgaatagtaccaggattgactttttaatgtaaaaatgtggtttttcgttaaagtgaacagtattatgggcttttcgttaaaactccctagaTAAATACCtttgaaaatagagaaatttaacgaaaaactcctggtactgttcactttaacgaaaaatcatatttttacactaagagcatctccaaaggagatgtcaaaattgtCACGTAGGCATACAACAGTAAAAAATGGCAGCAAACTTTCTCCAACCGAGCCATCAATTTCTTAGATGACTCTGAGTCATTTGAAGGCAAAGCCTTTGACTATCAAATTGGACAGcagatgtcaaatttattaaatgatatttcaatagattaatataatatataataaatgttgttatgtttttaaaatatttgattggttgcctTAATCATTAGACTctacaaaaagataaaaaatttattaaagaatattattatttaacatatcggatgaagcaaaatattgtacaaaatgtcaaattgccacataagctatcaactatcattttgatgtttaaaatttgatattttctttggagatgctctaaaaaatcaatcatggtactattcactactctttattttgtccttatccttaaaattcaaagttttcaagctattttcattagttttcctttgaaaaTAAGGGGcttgagttttatttatttaaatgaaGGTCAAAATCTCCGTTTAGGGTTTAAAAGATTAATCGTTTGAAAAAAATTAGAGTTATAATTGGCACTCTAAAAGTTTAATTATGTACTTTTTATaagagtatttttctttctaaatgaAAACAAATTGGGCACACAATTAAGTTTTTGGAGTACTAATATGAATAATTTATATGAGATAGTCCAAATTTAATCGAATTTAAacatgaagaaaacaaaaattccaaaattataGGTCCTAGTTTTTGTTTattaatctgttttaatttattcgaatctatcacaaaaaataaagagaaatacattagaattaaaaaaaatatgtgaataGCATCGTGCAATAATTTAGTGGCCATGGGTTTCGTCgacaaataaacaaaatccaaattttagattctaatGATTGAAATTGATGAGTTGCCTTTTCAATCACCCCAAAGGTCACATTTGATGCCTACCGTTGATTTGTATGAGCCTAGGGTTAGATGTTGACACATGTGTCTGCTCAATTGGTTGACTGGCTGTCACATTTTGTGCAAATCTATCTTTCTAGATACGGCAGAATTTTGAGAAGTTTCGGATCACAATTCATGTGTAAGGTGTATGTATCCTTTGATTAATGTCAACGGAGTCGATAGCAAGAGTAACTtgcataaaattattttaaatataatattgtATTATTAAAGTGGAGCAACACGTGACAAAGACATTTTATGTAAATTCTTCTTTGTCAATATGGAACATCCAAACGCAACTCACTCTGCACATTTTTGCAGAGAGGCCTCTTGTACAGATTATCAATCCAGTAACTGTATTTGGGCTAAGTACATCTTACGCTCTTAAAGTTTGAAGTGATTTTACGTCTTTTTGTTAATAAATGAAATATCGTactctttttaacaaaaaaaggttcatacttttttttttctttgtgaccGAAAGATCACAAGTCCGAATCGTGAAAACACTCTCTTTGCAAAGCAAAGATAAAACTGCGTACGATAGACATTTTCTGAACTTTCGCAAAGGTGAAAACCTTTATCACTTAGGGTTGCCCTTTTTGTCAAAAAGACTTCGTCtatttttcataattaattaTACATGTGATATGCATGggcatatataattatatataagagCAGTGCCACTGTTGCCATGTATCATTTATGTACAAAATCAAACAAGTGTCAATCGATACGTGTTTCTTTAATTATACAATATAATATGGACTGCGTGATACCAGCAGTTCTTTGCTTCTAGCCAAATCTAATATCCTAGTCAATACGTGTAGCTGGATCACTTCAGACTGAGAGTTTGAGAGCTCTCTGTTTCTCTCGCTCTGCAGCTTCCATGAGCCCGATGGAGGAACACTCGAACCAATACGCCGAAGCTGCAGTTCCCCAGACCATGCAAGAAACTGGTGCAGAagaaagagatccggagagcATTGCTCTCCACCAACCACTCCTCAAGAGAAACCGGACAGTTTCTTCCACTCCACTGGCTATGGTTGGAGCCAAAGTCTCCCATATCGAGAGCTTGGACTACGAGTAACGACTTGAACAACCTGTTTCTAGTTTTCCATATCGAAAAGAAGAACCTGAATCCTTATTATGTTGACCTTCTTCACATTGAATTGAAGTTGGTTTGATGCAGGATCAATGAGAACGATCTGTTTAAGCATGATTGGAGAAGCAAATCCAAATTCCAAGTCTTGCAGTATGTATTTTTGAAATGGATCCTTGCCTTCCTTGTTGGACTCCTAACTGGTATAATCGCCACCCTCATTAACCTCGCTGTTGAGAATATTGCCGGCTACAAGCTTCTTGCCGCGGTTAGTTTCATTGAGAAAGGAAGGTTTGTTGCAATCCAGATATTATATTATAGTCTGTAGAAATGCCTATGATCGCATAAACAATACGGGAATCGTGTGGTGTAGGTACCTGATGGGGTTCATCTTTATAGCCGGGGCCAATCTTCTACTGACCGCTAGTGCTTCTGTTCTGTGTGTATGTTTTGCTCCGACTGCAGCTGGACCCGGTATACCTGAAATCAAAGCATATCTCAACGGAGTTGACACACCGAATATGTTTGGTGCGACAACAATGATTGTCAAggttgattttcatttttcaattgaaCATTGGtttcatataatttcataatttattaagCTAAGTGGCACAAAAACTTTCATCTTGCAGATATTCGGAAGCATTGGGGCTGTCTCTGCAGGCCTAGATCTTGGAAAAGAAGGGCCTCTTGTGCACATTGGAAGCTGCATTGCTTCCTTATTAGGTCAAGGGGGACCTGACAATTACCGTATTAAATGGGGTTGGCTCCGCTACTTCAACAATGACCGTGACCGGCGAGATATCATTACCTGTGGTGCTGCCTCTGGGGTATGTGCAGCTTTCCGAGCTCCTGTGGGTGGTGTACTGTTTGCCCTTGAAGAGGTGGCAACTTGGTGGAGGAGTGCCCTTCTCTGGAGAACCTTCTTCAGCACAGCCATTGTGGTTGTGGTGCTTAGAGCTTTTATCCAAATATGCAATTCTGGGGAATGTGGGCTTTTCGGGCAAGGAGGGCTTATCATGTTCGACGTAAGCACTGTTACTGTAACATACAATGCGTGGGATATCATCCCCGTAGCTGTAATTGGCATTATTGGTGGAGTTTCGGGAAGCATGTACAACTATCTTCTCGACAAGATCCTCAGACTATACAGTCTCATAAATCAGTAAGCGACCCTAAACCAAATATGAAACTGACACACCACAATGTCAATTCGATACTAATTACTTCTTGGTTTACTCTTCCGGCAGGAAGGGAAAAGTTCACAAGCTGCTCCTCAGTCTCACTGTATCACTCTTTACTTCTGCATGCCTATATGGTCTCCCCTTCCTTGTCAAATGCACACCCTGTAACTCCTCTCTCTCGGAGTCCGTCTGTCCCACCAATGAAGGATCTGGAAACTACAAAAAGTTCAACTGCCCAGATGGCCACTACAATGACCTAGCTACTCTTCTCCTTGCCACCAATGATGATGCAGTTCGAAACATCTTTTCGACAAACACTTCCGCTGAGTATCATCCCTTATCCCTCCTAATCTTCTTCGTACTATATTGCATCTTAGGATTGTTTACCCTTGGAATTGCTGTGCCATCTGGACTTTTCCTTCCCATCATCCTTATGGGCTCAGCTTATGGCCGTCTGCTAGGAATTGCCATGCAATCATATACAAGCATTGACCAGGGGCTTTTCGCTGTTCTTGGCGCAGCTTCCCTAATGGCAGGGTCAATGAGGATGACCGTTTCACTATGTGTCATATTTCTTGAGCTCACCAACAACCTCCTCTTATTGCCCATAACAATGATTGTCCTCCTGATTTCCAAAACAGTTGGAGACAGTTTCAACCCGAGCATCTATGAGATTATACTGCACTTAAAAGGTTTGCCTTTCTTGGAGGCAAGTCCAGAACCATGGATGAGAAATCTGACAGTAGGTGAGCTCGCTGATGCCAAGCCGCCAGTAGTCACCCTCTGTGGAATTGAAAAGGTGGATCGTATTGTGGAGGTCCTGCGAAACACCACACACAATGGTTTCCCCGTTGTAGAAGAAGTGGTGCCGCCAATGGGATTGGCTGTTGGGGCAACAGAAGTACATGGACTAATTCTTCGAGCTCACCTTGTTCAGGTGCTGAAAAAGAAATGGTTCctaagagagaaaagaagaacaGAGGAGTGGGAAGTAAGAGAGAAATTTACCTCGGTTGAGTTGGccgagagagaagagaagatcGAGGAGGTGGCTGTGACAAGGGACGAAATGGAGATGTATGTAGAtctgcatccactcaccaataGAACACCTTACACAGTTATGGAAGGCATGTCTGTGGCAAAAGCTATGGTTCTTTTCAGGCAAGTGGGACTTCGCCATTTGCTCATTGTGCCAAACTATGAAGCATCCGGGGTGAGTTTAGCAATCATTCTCGTTTTACTAAACACCATGTACTTGTTAACGAGCGTTACAACTTGCACACGAGCATATTTATTCTGTCCATTGAGCATAGTTACTAAACATGGTACACTAAAATTTTTGTAAAGGCCAATATCACTAACCTCGATGTGTGCTCCATTTGTAGGTGCCTCCAGTGGTTGGGATCTTAACCAGGCAGGATTTAATAGCCTACAATATTTTGAATGCCTTTCCACATctcacaaaatctgcaggcaGCGAGAAGGGGAACTGAAAACGTCTTCTCCTCAGCCAACGGAACTAGCAGCTTTCCTGGTGGAAGACAATGCATTcttcattttaaaaattttctaccaattatttattcttttcatCCAATTCAAAAGGAGTCAGGTAGATATACAACAAATTGCAATTTCATTCATCTCTAACTATTCATTTTACACAAGTTTCAGCCGATGGCGAACAAAATCCCTTTCTACAAAAGGGAAAGCAACACAGAAGATTTGGTTTTGTTACATTCTCTCTACTAGATACTCCCACTAGTCTTCTTGTAATAACCCCAGAAAAAAGTTCAAGCGGCCATCAAAGTTCAAGCAATCATCACTGAAAGTCACTGCAAAATCCTACTTTCAGAATTGTTTACAAGCGTTTCTTCTGCTTTATTCCAGTTCTCTTTTTCTTTGGGCTTCCTTGGCCCCTCTTGAACACAGCTAAAACCTCGATGCTGCAATCATGGCAAAAGAACATTTATCATGCACAAATGGGAAAAAAATAATCTGGAAATGAGAATATGTATCAAATTAAAAGTATAATGTATGCTACATTTAATTTAGTCATTCAAACAGCTTGGATTTTCTGAGAGGTCTGCCTCGATAAGAACCAGGAAGaaaaaagcatttgaaggaaATGTTGGCAATCTTGATAATATATCACAAAAATTAGTTATCCAGAATTTCGACCCAATAGAAATGTAACGAGATGCATCATATATTGGAAAGGAGAAAGGAGTCAAAAGAGAAGAAACTGATACATACCTCTGGGTTCCAGGGAAAAAATTATAGCCATGGGCTTTTTCCAAATGCCATGCCTTGCTAGACAACAAATCCTTGCAATCCTGTTGAAACATTAATCCCCAATTAGGTAGAGGAAGAAAAGGTAACAATAAAGTAGACGAAGACAGGATGGAATAATCAGAGCAGAGAATAATCTAATTTCATGAAATATCATAGCAACAACTTTATACCTCTTTGAAGCTTTCCCATCCACAACTTATATAAATAAGGGTTTGAGGCCATGATTTACTATCTTCTGAAGCAATTTCGCTTCCGATCTGAACTGAAGCTTCTTTTGCACGCAGCATCCATGGTCTCTTCTCATCCTTACCCCTTGAGCTTGAACTGAGTTGGCATATAAACGAGCTGAATTAATTATCCACAAGGACCACCAGTGAGGTCCTTGACTTCAATATTTTGAGTACAGAAATGGCCTAACCTATCTGAGGACGACTTAGCTTTACGCTTTGCTGAAGCTATACTCCGCAATGCATCAACAAGAGATGCATCCAGTCCCTTTCTAGGAGGATCAACAACAAGTACATCTGATCCCATGATCCAAGAAAGAGGGTCCTAGGTTATTTGTGAGAAATTTATAAAGTTAGTTCCCAACTATTCCAACGCAATCCTAATGGAATAACagagaaatttgtaaaaattccTTTATACACCTTATGAtatagatataaaaaaaaacttgggatCTCTGCATACATGACTCTGGGGTAACAACTTCAGAAATATATGATCATAAACTTTCAAAAGGTTACTATACTAACTTTAGAAGTGTCTGCAAGATGCCAGCTGATGCTGCTCTCTACCGAGTTTGGCAGGCGGTCAACTGACTTCTCAAAGGATACTTTTGATTCTTTGTTAATCTCAATGCATCGAACAGACCTAGACAGCAATTATAACTCCATTTTATaacatataaaaacaaaaagaaagaaattttgagtttttatacCAGTGCTTTTACAATTATCCCAATTCTTGCCTGCATTTTCTTGTCACAGCTAATGATAATCCAATTACACCAGCTCCTGCATACAAATCAGCAACAGAAGCTCCCTGAGGGACATATTTTTGTAGCTTCCGGAGCAAGGTATCAAAAGCCTGGAATGGAGTAGCATTAGACCACGAGATAGTGAGTGGAAATGTAGGGATTTCCGTAGTCAAGTTTCAGAAAACAGGTTCAATAGGTGGTTCGCTATTAAACCAAAGGTTCATTCTGTTTACACTTTACATCTTTCAAATTATGATGCCTTTGAGATTTAAGTATACACTTACTAATATATGACATAATATCTGTGCATTCTaagggttttctttttctttttcttgttttaagaATTTAAGTGGTTGATACGGCTTTAATTTGCAAGTTCATAATTTGAACGGAAGTTGATGCTGATGGAAATGAAATTATGCAtttgaataaaatttgaatagttgggtaataaatttaaaataccCTTGTGTTTGCTTGGCCAAAACTGGACGGAGCCAAGGAAATATCAATTCCTCCAACATGTTCCCAAAAGTCTCTTTCTCCTAAAAGATGTCTCCATCTATTCCCAAAGATTATCTGCATCACCGAGTAACATAAAGTAAATTCAAATAACTTAGTAAAAACTCACTAAAAATAACCCTTTGGACTCACATTGTTAGATGATGTCTGAAAGTTAGCCCATACAGAGTGAATCAGATTGACCGTGCTCCTCGGCCCACCATTTCTCCATATGAACTGGAAACAAGCATGCAGATCATATATTCTTTAATATAATTCTTTTAAAGAAAACATTTACAACAATGAAATGAAGTAGCTAGCTCACATTAGCCAAGGCTTGCAGTTTCTCTGTATTCGGGGAATTTTCGTTTCTTGAATTCCATACTAAAGCTACCTGCACTTTACCTAGAAAGAGACGTAATTTCTATGTTAATCAGATTTCACATTAAAATTTGTGTATCACACAAAAGCTCTTTCTAGAATAACTCTGATAAATTCAGCTACTAACCATTCTTATATCTTTCGGAAGCAGGAAGGGAAGTATTGTGTGTTGTCACAGCCATCTGCACACAACACCACTATTAATTGAATTCCAAAACACTACAACTTACTAACATGTTTTCTATGCGCCATTTCATTATTTTGAATCACATCAGTCACCTGCACATATCGTAAATCACCCGTCCCCTCATCTTCATCATACGGCTCAACGTGTAGTTCAGCAATACCTGAATGTTATACAAAGAAGTATTAAACGATTCAAGACTCAAAAACTGGAAATGAAAGCAGGTAACATTGAATTTGAATTACCCAAAAACGGACCTTGTTTAAGCAGCTCCACAGCAGCATTTATACTTGGATGATGAGCtgcaaaaacagaaaagaaaacacaaattaaactaaaaatatagaATTTAGCACTAATCCAAGgattatttatcaaatataaagTCATTAGGATTGGGACCTTTGCATTGAGGAATATCTACTACATTATGAGTTCCCTCCTGATAAAGCCCAATCAGGGGGGTTTCCGGTGAGCCACGAACGGCTAACTTTGCGCGACACCGCCATCCCCACTAACACCAAACCCAGATAATATCAAGATAAAAACCCTAACCAATACCAGAgagatatttctttttatttaaattttaagaaaagGCCTAAACTTTACGAAATTAAGGGGAAAAGAAGTTAAGTAAAGCACCAATTTGCAACTGTCAAAAGTGAAATCTGAGACTCCAACTGTCTTGAAAAACTCCGTCGCCTCGTCGACGATGACCGGACGGTGGAGATTGAACTCGTGCGTACACCCGGAGCACCTGATTATACACCgaacagaaaacaaaatttaaatcaaGACGAACAATAATTATGAGAAAATAAACTAATAGGGATTTGAGCTGAGAGTTACGATTCGAAGTGCGGGCAGTGGAGGGCGCAGGTCAGCGGCGGCGGAGGAGGGGTTGAGCTAGGGCTCAGTGAGAGAGAAGGTAGTGCTGTTGGTACTTGTGGTGGTGCTGAAGCAGACGGCGGGGGATGCACTGCGGTTGGGGACACGTGGCAGGTGATGAGTGGAGGCGGAGGAGGACGGACGGAGAGGAAGCAGAGAGGCATGTTGTCCGGCGGCCGTTGCCCTGTGGCGGGAATAGATAATAGACAAAACAGACGTTGATGGACTTTGGTAGAAATATCTCAACGGTTAAAAAACGGGAAAGCTGCTAATTACAAAATTTCCCCGGAGTCATAGCAGTTCTTCAATTTTGGTCGTCAAACTTTTTTTGTCCCAAATTAGTCCACGTGTTAATGATGGTAGTGACATTGAATCAACCAATTTGGGTTtggttaattttgtttgttttctagcATAAATGCCTATTCTTGGACAAAAGTGGTCATATTCTAATATATTAAGGGCGTTTTTAACAAGTAGATGAGTTTTTGGAATTCCCTTATAAAATTATCACCTGTTATTCAGTCAACTTTTGTAACGAAAGTCACTTCATTTGCATCAATCTTTTCCTGCCAAAGATGAAACCCGGTCGGAAGGATCCACGAGGCCTTGTTTGAGATCGAGAAGGGGTTTCCTCTCAAAATACATGCATCCCACCTCATGATCAGTGCTGTAGAAATGAAAACACTTAAGAGGTGAAAGATTATATGTCGTCGTGTAAAAACCAAGAGGTGAAAGATTTGGACATGGAGTCGTCAACCATAATGTCGTTGTTATGAAAAGTTCCAATAACATCTACATTTTCCTCGTTTTATGACAGCCACTCCTGTGTCTACGGAGATATATCCCCCAAGTGCTGTGAAGATGAAAATTTATCCCCCCGGTTGTTTTCGGCTTATCGTCATCGAAAATTCACCAAACTTTCCGGTGTTGGTATGTCTGAACATTTTCTCGAAACCAAAATTTACAATTATTGTCTTTTCAGACACGAACATAATTAGAATTAAAACTTTCACTAATTTTCTGGCTGCCAAGAGTTAAATGGTGGTGTGACTAGAAAATCCCTAATATCAGTTGCCTTCAGTATGTAGATGATACACGTTTAACAGGAAACAACCCTCGACAAATGTCTCGTTTGCTCAGACGTACAAAATTCGTGGATCCCAAACAAATTTCTACACCTGTTCCTTCTGGACAAAAGCTCATTGAGCATGATGGTGAACCACATGATAATCCGGAGATGTACAGGAGCGTAGTTGGTGTCCTGCAGTACTTGACTATAACGAGACAGACTTGTCATATGCCGTGAACCAGGTATGCCGGTTTATGCATTCTCCAAAGAACACACACTGGATGGCAGCCAAgaggattctaccatatgtaAAGGGTACGTACAACCATGGCCTTGTGTATAAACCTGGTGGTGAGCAACTCATGGCTTACTGAGATGCAGAATACGCGGGAAATCCATACACAAGACATTCCATGGGTGGGTTTCACATTTATTTGGGTTCGAACTTGGTGTGTTGGAGTTCAAAGAAGCAGAAAACTGTATCTAGGTCGAGTGCGGAGGTGGAGTATAGGCAACTTGCCTATACAGCCGCTGAGTTGTCTTGGCTAAGGTCCTTGTTCAAAGATTTGCATTTGCATCTTGTCAAACCAACAATATGGTGTGACAATGTGTCGTCCATTGCCCTAGCTTCAAATCCGGTTTTTCACTCAAGAACAAAACACTTGGAGGTGGACTATCATTACGTTAAAGAGAAGGTTGTTCGAGGCCAGCTATTAGTTAATTTCATTTGCTCTCGAGATCAGATTGCCGCTCTTTTTTACCAAAGGACTGCTGTCATCACGGTTCAAGTTTCTGGTATCCAAGCTTCAAGTGGTGCCACGTCCTGTCAGCTTGCGGGGGGATGATGGACCAAGTCCTGATACTTCAGTGTCTGTTACAACGGTTTCAAGTTGCTGTGATCAACCTCAACACTTATCCACGAAGAAGTAGCGTaggtttataactctttttcaaatatttgaaatatGGTTTTGCAGTACACGTTGATTGGCTTCTGTTGTAtcttttttgaatttcaaacttTCCTTGTAAATAGGGTTTTCAATACCCTGGATGTAATATAAAGtattataaatatatgcaaACCATTGTTGAAATGGGTATTGCTATTGAAGGGAAAACCTTGAGTTCTTTAAGTTTTACAACTAATCCTTAGAATGTCTCGCGAAATGAGCAACCAAAAACAATTAGATGTTGCAAGAAAAACACGAGAATTTCGTCTTCCAGAAAACTAAGAGTTCGCTGCCTGAATACAATTATGGGAAGAAGAGTAAAATTCCACGACTCATAAGATATTTATGATTCTTTCttaccaaaataataatacGAACAACAAGAAGAAGTTTTTGGGGGTCTTATTTGCTTTCATATGCTTTCACATTTGATAGTTTCTATGATCTTTTCTTCAGAATGGCTGATACATATGCATACACCTTGTGAGTAAAGTTGAAATACGCACATCTCCAAGACTTCTTGATGACCAAAGTCCCGCAAACTCCCCAGAACCCGAAA from Pyrus communis chromosome 7, drPyrComm1.1, whole genome shotgun sequence encodes the following:
- the LOC137739242 gene encoding heavy metal-associated isoprenylated plant protein 32-like — translated: MSETTDTGFMSCELKLDTGAPGWHKTMTKVLSKIKGVSYTIDTQAGIAYVSGTIEAEILLKLLAKSGKHAELLRVDSGYKRQFYEAKPVANYRTGQGYGDYYNNNHDYGYYGHNGSYGTTIPYDHHSQYYPSYHETRATPPALRFPQPPPPMQVHPFYDPDSQCTIM
- the LOC137739651 gene encoding chloride channel protein CLC-b-like, which codes for MSPMEEHSNQYAEAAVPQTMQETGAEERDPESIALHQPLLKRNRTVSSTPLAMVGAKVSHIESLDYEINENDLFKHDWRSKSKFQVLQYVFLKWILAFLVGLLTGIIATLINLAVENIAGYKLLAAVSFIEKGRYLMGFIFIAGANLLLTASASVLCVCFAPTAAGPGIPEIKAYLNGVDTPNMFGATTMIVKIFGSIGAVSAGLDLGKEGPLVHIGSCIASLLGQGGPDNYRIKWGWLRYFNNDRDRRDIITCGAASGVCAAFRAPVGGVLFALEEVATWWRSALLWRTFFSTAIVVVVLRAFIQICNSGECGLFGQGGLIMFDVSTVTVTYNAWDIIPVAVIGIIGGVSGSMYNYLLDKILRLYSLINQKGKVHKLLLSLTVSLFTSACLYGLPFLVKCTPCNSSLSESVCPTNEGSGNYKKFNCPDGHYNDLATLLLATNDDAVRNIFSTNTSAEYHPLSLLIFFVLYCILGLFTLGIAVPSGLFLPIILMGSAYGRLLGIAMQSYTSIDQGLFAVLGAASLMAGSMRMTVSLCVIFLELTNNLLLLPITMIVLLISKTVGDSFNPSIYEIILHLKGLPFLEASPEPWMRNLTVGELADAKPPVVTLCGIEKVDRIVEVLRNTTHNGFPVVEEVVPPMGLAVGATEVHGLILRAHLVQVLKKKWFLREKRRTEEWEVREKFTSVELAEREEKIEEVAVTRDEMEMYVDLHPLTNRTPYTVMEGMSVAKAMVLFRQVGLRHLLIVPNYEASGVPPVVGILTRQDLIAYNILNAFPHLTKSAGSEKGN
- the LOC137739650 gene encoding uncharacterized protein — protein: MPLCFLSVRPPPPPLITCHVSPTAVHPPPSASAPPQVPTALPSLSLSPSSTPPPPPLTCALHCPHFESCSGCTHEFNLHRPVIVDEATEFFKTVGVSDFTFDSCKLWGWRCRAKLAVRGSPETPLIGLYQEGTHNVVDIPQCKAHHPSINAAVELLKQGIAELHVEPYDEDEGTGDLRYVQMAVTTHNTSLPASERYKNGKVQVALVWNSRNENSPNTEKLQALANFIWRNGGPRSTVNLIHSVWANFQTSSNNIIFGNRWRHLLGERDFWEHVGGIDISLAPSSFGQANTRAFDTLLRKLQKYVPQGASVADLYAGAGVIGLSLAVTRKCRSVRCIEINKESKVSFEKSVDRLPNSVESSISWHLADTSKDPLSWIMGSDVLVVDPPRKGLDASLVDALRSIASAKRKAKSSSDSSSSRGKDEKRPWMLRAKEASVQIGSEIASEDSKSWPQTLIYISCGWESFKEDCKDLLSSKAWHLEKAHGYNFFPGTQSIEVLAVFKRGQGSPKKKRTGIKQKKRL